A stretch of the Geminocystis sp. M7585_C2015_104 genome encodes the following:
- a CDS encoding HlyD family efflux transporter periplasmic adaptor subunit, with the protein MDTRVTKKEFQQQPQVDSGERGKAIRRAMFKALRVAFGLALIGVAGYLLWNRQRYVVSRVGYLNGAVIDMYATITGTLTLKDLRPGDALKKGEVVGEIRNERNPQLETDRQNLETRLAVALARKKSLTRKLANRIQLINQFKDYKENQINLEVKYFESVVEATLAQLKEAEEALAFAKLEADRYSFLAREGVVAQNVADAAITKAEQAAKVVENKKAELRRQQAALEAVRKGLQLDSARNFSFPQIRLLDLEVEKKEIEAELLENETTITQLRREIEIINRQLALQRSAQLKAPNDTVVWSVIHKTGPLGIPISAGDPVLKLLDCKDVWATGLVSERANAKLYIGQPARVRLLDGTGREIKGTVRAIRGGVGKVQVGENVAVPPPDLVRNELAVDVTLQQLPSDLTAGNFCGVGQSVEIVLEVESNDNTSHWLGWLDSLGRNNLHHRRGGVGASP; encoded by the coding sequence ATGGATACCCGAGTCACAAAAAAGGAATTTCAACAACAACCGCAAGTTGACTCCGGCGAAAGGGGTAAGGCCATCAGGAGGGCCATGTTTAAAGCCCTCCGAGTCGCCTTCGGTTTGGCCTTAATAGGGGTGGCGGGTTATCTACTCTGGAATAGGCAACGCTATGTGGTAAGCAGGGTAGGCTATCTTAACGGCGCAGTAATTGACATGTATGCTACCATCACCGGCACCCTCACACTTAAAGACTTACGTCCAGGAGATGCCCTCAAAAAGGGCGAGGTGGTGGGCGAAATCCGCAACGAACGAAATCCCCAACTAGAAACAGATCGCCAAAATCTGGAAACCCGACTCGCCGTGGCATTGGCAAGAAAAAAAAGCCTCACCCGTAAACTGGCTAACCGTATACAACTGATCAACCAATTCAAAGACTATAAGGAAAATCAAATCAATCTGGAGGTCAAGTATTTTGAAAGTGTCGTAGAAGCCACCCTCGCCCAACTAAAAGAGGCAGAAGAAGCCCTGGCCTTTGCTAAACTGGAGGCAGACCGTTATAGTTTCCTGGCAAGAGAAGGGGTAGTGGCACAAAATGTGGCCGATGCCGCCATAACTAAAGCTGAACAGGCTGCAAAGGTTGTGGAAAACAAAAAGGCAGAATTGCGTCGTCAACAGGCCGCCCTCGAAGCTGTCCGCAAAGGACTACAATTAGACTCCGCCCGTAATTTCAGTTTCCCCCAAATTCGTCTTTTAGACTTGGAAGTGGAAAAGAAGGAAATAGAAGCTGAATTGTTAGAAAATGAAACTACCATCACCCAGTTGCGTAGGGAAATAGAAATCATCAACAGACAACTGGCTTTACAACGAAGTGCCCAACTAAAAGCCCCTAATGATACTGTAGTTTGGTCTGTAATACACAAAACAGGACCTCTGGGTATCCCAATATCCGCAGGTGACCCGGTACTCAAGTTACTGGACTGTAAAGATGTTTGGGCCACCGGCCTCGTGTCAGAAAGAGCTAATGCTAAACTCTATATTGGACAACCCGCCAGGGTCAGACTTTTAGATGGAACTGGTAGGGAAATAAAAGGCACTGTGAGAGCTATTCGCGGTGGCGTCGGCAAAGTACAAGTGGGGGAAAATGTGGCAGTCCCACCCCCCGACTTGGTACGTAACGAACTAGCAGTGGACGTCACCCTCCAACAATTGCCCTCGGATTTGACCGCCGGTAATTTCTGTGGTGTTGGCCAAAGTGTAGAGATAGTCCTCGAAGTGGAGAGCAATGACAACACGTCGCATTGGCTGGGATGGCTGGATTCTCTTGGCCGGAATAACCTCCATCACCGTCGTGGCGGTGTGGGAGCTTCTCCCTGA
- a CDS encoding sulfurtransferase yields the protein MTPIQTVVSPQWLRDNLQSPLVKIIDCRFRLEDSLWGYQQYLASHVQNAYYLDLNKDLSSPPQAHGGRHPLPNPYILAQKLEQIGIFKNLTTVVVYDDSRFAFASRLWWLLRYLGHDKVFILDGGWQQWQSHHYPVTSDIPPPGQGHFPVTVNSHWVVDIHYVKQRLNSPNAVIVDARSPSRYLGQEEPIDPVAGSIPGAKNIFWQQVTTDTGFLKSTQELQSLWQPYLDAQEIIVYCGSGVTACVNLMSLAAIGVHHGKLYPGGWSDWCSYLSP from the coding sequence ATGACTCCTATCCAGACTGTTGTTTCCCCCCAGTGGCTTAGAGACAATTTACAATCCCCCCTGGTAAAGATAATCGACTGTCGTTTTCGCCTAGAAGATAGTCTTTGGGGGTATCAACAATATCTAGCCAGTCATGTCCAAAATGCCTACTATCTAGACTTAAACAAAGACCTTTCCAGTCCACCACAGGCCCATGGTGGCAGACACCCCCTCCCCAATCCCTACATCCTGGCACAAAAATTAGAACAAATAGGCATTTTTAAAAATCTGACTACTGTTGTGGTTTACGACGACTCTCGTTTCGCCTTTGCCTCTCGTCTGTGGTGGTTACTGCGATATCTAGGCCATGACAAGGTGTTTATCCTGGATGGCGGTTGGCAACAGTGGCAGTCACACCACTACCCCGTCACCAGTGACATCCCTCCCCCCGGTCAAGGACATTTCCCGGTAACAGTCAACTCCCACTGGGTGGTGGACATCCATTATGTCAAACAACGGCTTAATTCCCCCAATGCGGTAATTGTCGATGCCCGTAGCCCCTCCCGTTATCTTGGCCAAGAGGAACCCATTGACCCTGTCGCTGGCTCCATCCCCGGTGCTAAAAATATATTCTGGCAACAAGTCACTACCGATACCGGTTTCTTAAAATCTACACAGGAACTACAATCCCTCTGGCAACCCTATTTAGACGCCCAGGAGATTATTGTCTACTGTGGTTCTGGTGTCACCGCCTGTGTTAATCTCATGTCCCTTGCTGCCATTGGTGTCCACCACGGCAAATTGTACCCCGGCGGCTGGAGTGATTGGTGTTCCTATTTATCTCCCTAA